The nucleotide window GTGCGTCAATAAAGGACGTTCTGAACCTCAGGGCTGTCGATATTCTCCTTGGTTGCAAGGACAACACCTGTATCGATGAAGCTCGGAACTTCTTCGCCGTTCAGAAGTTTGAGAACGGCCTGTACGCCGAGTTCACCCATCTGGAAGGAGCCCTGGACTGCTGTCCCTGCAAGCGTACCGTCCTTGACGAAATCCTGAAGATCGGAGTTGCCGTCAAAGCCGAGTGCCGTGATGCTGCCGGCCTTGCCTGCCTGCACGATTGCACGGCCCATGCCGATTGCGGTCGGCTCGTTTGCACCGAAGATGCCGACAAGATCGCTATTGGCGGCAAGAACATCGGTTGTCTGGTTCAGGGCAGTCGCCATCTGTGACTGCGAGTAGTAAGGCCCGACAATCTCAATGTTCGAGTTCTCGGTGATCTGCTCAACGAAGCAACCGACACGGCCAACTTCAGATCCGACACCGGCGACGTAGGACATCACGGCGACTTTGCCTTCCTTCCCGACTTCCGAAATCATCTTGTCCGCGACGAGCTGGCCTGCTGCACAGTTGTCTGTCGACAGGAACGCCTGGAAGTAGTCTTTGCCATTTTCGGCAAGTCCACTGTCAATGATCACGACAGGGATCTGAGCCTCAAAGGCTTTCTTAACGGCAGGGACCAGGGCCTCTGGGTCTGATGGGGCGAGTACGATACCTTTGACGCCACGGTTGACCGCGTTTTCAACGAGGTTGACCTGATCGGCGACAGCAGATTCCGATGCCGGGCCGTTGAAGCTCATCGTGTGTTCTTCGACACCTTCGATGGCCGCTGTCGCGCCCTTGTTGACGTTCTGCCAGAAATTGGAATTGGTTGTCTTCACGATGACGGCGATTTCGCCAGCCTGCGATGCAGCTCCGGACAGTGCCAGTGCACTTACCATCATTGCGGTCGTAATCAGCTTCTTCATAAGTTCTCCTCCGTTTGAAGATGCGCTGTTGAGAGACCGGGCATGTCAGCGCCGGTTTCGGATCTGATCGACATAGACCGCCAGAATGACGATGAAGCCGATCACGATTTGCTGGATGAAGGCGGAGACGCCGGCCATGTTCAGACCGTTGCGCAGAACGCCGATAATAAAGGCACCAATCATTGTGCCGGAAATGTTGCCGACCCCACCCATCAGTGAGGCTCCACCGATCACCGCCGCCGCGATGGCATCGAGTTCATACATGACGCCTTCGTTCGGCTGTACCGTGACGAGCCTTGACATCAGAACGTTGCCAGCCAACCCGGCAAGTGCACCCGACAAGGTGTAAGCGCAGATCTTGGTCCTATCGACCAGGACACCTGACAGTCTTGCGGCTTCTTCATTCGAACCGGTTGCATAGATGTGACGGCCGGTTTTGCGACGTTTCAGCAAATAGGCCGCAACCACGGCAACGATTGCCAGAAGAATGACAGGGTAGGGAATGCCGGGAAAAACGACCTTCGGAAAAATCCCACCGGTTTCCTCCACGATCCGGAACAACGAGCCGTTGCCCAGGGTGCCAAATGCTTCGCCAAGGCGCGAAATGGGGGCCGCGCCGGTCAGTTGCAGGGCAATGCCGCGTGCAATCAACATCATGCCGAGGGTGGCCACAAATGGTGTGATCCTCATTTTGGTGATGACGAAGCCGTTGAACGCACCGCAGGCAGCGCCAGTCAGCACGCCGAGTGCCATTGACGGGGCCACGGGAATGCCCGCCTTGACGGATAGTCCGGTGACAACGCCAGAGAGCGCCAGCACTGAGCCGACACTCAAATCGATGCCACCGGTGATAATCACCATGGTCAGGCCGATGCCGAGCAGACCAATGACCGACGTTTGCAACAGAACCGTCAAACCGTTGTTGACGGTGAAGAAAGCGTCATTGCCGAACGAGAAGGCGAATACGAGCACTGCCAGTGTCAGGAGCGCGGATAGCTTGTGCAGTGACCCTGCTGAGAATTTGAACGTCCAGGATGCCGGAGCATCGCTTCGGTCAAAATCCGCCATAAAACCTCCCGTGGCGAAAAATTGAATTTAATTATTAAATACAATATGCGAGGTGGCGATATTGACGTCAATTGTTTTTTATTAAATCATACGAAATACAGGAATTCTTGTTTGATTCTATTATGTTGGATTGCGTTCATGGCAAGAACAGACGATCGCTTCAGGAGTGCATACAACAAACTGCTCGACATTTGCAGCAGTATGGAAGTGGGTGACCAACTGCCGCCCGAGATCGCGCTTGCCAACCAGATGGAAGTCAGTCGTACGATCGTCAGAAGTGCCTTGCAAAAGCTGGATAGCGAGAAAATCGTGCGTTGGGAAGGGCGAACGAAAACGCTTATTCGCCAACCCGAAGCAGGCCATCGTCTTGAACCGGTTGATGCACATATTTCTGCCGAGGAGTTGGAAAAGCGTTTTCTGGAATGGATCCTGAGGTTCGACGTTCCAGCGGGAACATCGCTCAACGTGGCACAGCTCTCGCGACAATTCGGCGTACCGGCGCATAGCCTTCAGGAGTTTCTTGCGGGCCTGAGCCGATTTGGACTCGTCGAAAGGCGCGCAAGGGGGGGCTGGACGCTTTCTGGCTTCACGGCGGAATTTGCAATTGAGTTGTCCGACTTCAGAATGCTCCTGGAAATGAATGCTGTTCGCCAACTGCTCCAGTTGCCCGATGATCATGACATCTGGCAGAAACTGGCGTCACTGAAAGAGCAGCATGAAGCATTGCGGGAAGATCTCGAGACGCGATATCACGACTTTTCAATGCTCGATGAAACCTTTCACACGACGGTCAACAGCGTTGTCAAAAACCGCTTCGTTGTTGAGGCACAGAAGGTCATCTCACTGATCTTCCACTACCACTACATGTGGGACAAGCGGGATGAACGGGAACGCAATGCAGCAGCGATTGACGAGCATCTGGACTGGATCAATGCGATGATAGACAAGGATCCGGAGCGCTCGGAAGCAGCCGCGTTGAAGCACTTGCGACGTTCGAAGGAAACGCTTTTGTCCTCGCTACGCGGCCACAAGCACGTTTAAGGGTCCAGTGCTTAGAAGAGGTCGAGGCATTCCTGCGGAAGTGTCTCCGACAATGCTGCCAGGTTTCTTTCCAGCGATGAGACCCGTGCCGTTCCAAGCAAAACCGACGCAGCCGAGGGATGAGTGCGGGCGTAGTGAAGCGCCGCGGTCGCCAGGGGGATACCGATAGCATCCGTTTTGGCCTTCAGATCTCGCACAGCCTGAAGGATTTCTTCGGAAGCGGGTTCATAGTCGAACCAAGCGCCTTCTTTCGGTCCGGTCGCCAGAATGCCGGAATTGAAAATTCCACCAAGAACCAGACTAACGGATTTCTGCCGGCAGACGTCGATCAGCTTTTCCTCAGCGCCCCTGTCGAGCAACGTCAAACGGCCAGCCAGAAGGATGGCGTCAAGATCGGTGTGGCTCAGGAGATCCAGACAAATCTGCGTTTCGTTCACGCCAAGTCCGAACGCCCGGATCTTGCCCTTGTCCTTGAGCTGTTGCAGGCGATCAAGGCCCGTGCCCAACAAATCCGACATGTGTTTTTCATTGTTCTGACCGTGGGTGTAGGTTCCGATGTCATGGATATAGGCGATGTCGAGATGTCTGACCTGCAAAAGCTCAAAGCTATGTTCCAGCGAGGCTTCGATGCCGTCGCCGGAATAGTCATAGCGAACACTGTTCGGCAACGGCTCGACAAAGCCGTCTGCTTCCTTGAGCGGGGTTCCAGGCGACAACACGCGGCCGACCTTGGATGAAATCACATAGTCCTGTGGGCCGAATTGCTGCAGAAAGCGGCCAAGACGAAGTTCTGCCAACCCGCGGCCATAATGTGGGGCCGTATCATAGTATCGGATGCCGGCTTTCCAGGCATGCTGCAATACGTCTTCCGCCTCCTGATCGGAAACGATCCTCCCGATGTTTCCGATGCCCGATGTCCCAAAGGAAAGATCGGTCACTTCGACATCGGTATTGCCTATCTTGTTAAGCTTCATGAGTGACCGCCATTTCCTGAGTTTGTGCCAGTTTTTCAAGCCGTGGCATCTTCATCGCGGGATCTGCCCTTTGGACCCATGCAAGGAAACCGGCAACACGGCGTTGCGTTTTCTCTTCATGGTTTTGCGCGATATCCGCAAGCCTGTGATCGAGGAAGGGGTTCCGAAACCGATCGAGCGTCGTAGCAACGTAAGCCTCTGCTTCCTGTTCGCGACCATGTGCCTTGAAGCCAGTGACGACTTCTTGCCGGTATAGGTCTTCAAGGTCTGCCAAGTCTTCCGGATCGTCCATCATATCGCGCACAAACTGCTTCGGATTGTCTTTCGACTTCAGCCAGCGCGATACAAGATAAGTGTGACCAAGGTTGAGGATGAAGAGCTTGAGCGTCTCGACTTCCTCCAGATCCTGAACAACCTTGATGCTCGGATGTTTACATGGAAGTTTCAGGCCCGGCTGGTCTTCAATCGCCCAAAGCGCATAAGGTTCTGCAACCGCACCGGCAGGCTGAAGAGGCTCTGACACGATTCTATCGACCAGCGAATTCACCCACAGGACATTTGAGTTGAGCCAGTCCTGGAAGTCTGGAGAATATGACGCCGCAATTTCCAGAACGAGGTCTCGGAGAACTGATCCGTTTTGCGGCACGAGTTCGCAGGGCATGACCTGAAGTGGCTTACTGCCTGAACGGAAACGTTGATGAAGAAACCAGGTCAGTTTCGCAGGGTAGGACATGCCGGCTGAAAATTCCGTGTCGGTATCCTGGGACTGTCGTTTGAATCCTGCGTCGGCGGTGTTTGAGATGATGATCTCGGCATCTTCCGAAATTATCTCGGCCACGTCCTGCACATCTGCTGGCAGGCTGTAGGTCTTTCGGATGCTTTTAATCTTCTGTGCAGTGTTCACCAGATTGCCGCCGTCGACGCCCTTGATCAAGACGTCGTAGCCAGCAGGATCCGCCAAAGCCTTGAGGCGATTTGCCCGGGCCGCATCGCCGCTGCTTTGAACGACCGAAATTTGTCCAAGCGCCTCGCCCCTGTCCAATGCCTCTGAAACGAAGAGATCAACATGTGCCTGCAGGAAGCGGCTGGTACCAAACTGAACAATCGGGGTTGTTGACATGACGCCTCCTGTGTCGTTATTTGTTTTTTATAATTAAGAACACTTGCCCGTCAACATGTTTCAACTTCCTGGGGCGGGTAAAGGGAGTGGCCATGGTTGTCGATGCTCATCAGCATTTCTGGAAAATTGCGCGCGGTGACTATTTCTGGATGGACGACAGCGTTGCCACGATCCGGCGCGACATACTGCCTGAAGATCTGATGCCGCATGCCAAGGCTTGCGGCATTGAGGCAACCATTGCTGTTCAGGCCGCGCCCACTGTCGCTGAAACGGATTTTCTGCTGGAACTCGCCGAAGAGAATTCATTGATCAGGGGCGTGGTCGGTTGGGTCGACCTTGAAAGCGGCCTGGCCGCAAAGGACCTGAAAAGACTGTCGGCCAATCCGCTTTTCAAAGGCGTGAGGCCAATGCTGCAGGATATTGCGGCTACGGACTGGGTTCTGCAGGCAAGTGTTCTGTCGAACCTTTCAATTGCTGCGGACCTTGGACTGTCGTTTGATGCGCTGGTCCAGCCCAGGCACTTGCAGGCGATCGACGGTCTTGCCCGGGCCGTTCCGGATCTGAAGATAGTGATCGACCATTGTGCCAAGCCCGTCATCTCAGGCGGTGCAGATGCGGGAGACGCGTGGCGCTGCGACATGGCGCATCTGGCCAGTCACGAACAGATCCATTGCAAGGTTTCAGGCCTTGCCAACGAGTATGGCACAGGCTGGGCAGCAAAAACCCTGCAGCCGGTTGTCGATCATGTCGTTACTGAGTTCGGAGCAGACAGGATCATGTGGGGCAGCGATTGGCCTGTTCTGGAATTGGAAGGAAGCTACACTGACTGGTTCGGCTGCGCGCAATCCATGATGCAGCAGCTTTCAGATCAGGAACGTAATGCGGTATTCGGCGAAACGGCGTCACGGTTTTACAGGATCAATGATCCCGGAAGTCATTAACAATAGGAGCAGAAACGGTGGCTCAAGTGAAAAGAATGGGCATGGTGATCGGGATCGATCCGCAGAATATTCCGGAATACAAACGTTTGCATGCTGCGGTGTGGCCAGGTGTTCTTGATCGGCTCAGGCGTTCGAACATCACGAACTACTCGATCTTCCTGAAAGAACCTGAAAACCTGATGTTCAGTTATTGGGAGTACACTGGGACGGATTTTGAAGCCGACAGCGCTGCCATTGCCGCCGACGCGGAAACGAAGGACTGGTGGAAGGTCTGCGGACCGATGCAAAGACCGCTGGACAGCCGAAAGCCGGACGAATGGTGGGCAAGCATGGAAGAGGTTTTTCATCTGGACTGATGCCAGTTTACCCGACCTCAGGTGACAGCTGGTCTTCCTTGCCTGCCTTTATCTAGTCAGTAGGTCGCGCGGCCGCCGGAAAGGTCATAGACCGCGCCGGTCGAATAGGAACACTCCTCCGAAGCCAACCAACTCACGAGGCTGGAGATTTCCTTCACCGTTCCCATGCGACCCATCGGTATTTTGGCAAGCATGTAATTGATCTGTTCTTCGGTCACGTCGGCGAGCATCTCCGTCTCGATGACGGCTGGCGCAACCACATTGACCGTGATGCCCTCGCGAGCCAGCTCCTTGCCGAGACTTTTGGTGAGAGTGATTACCGCACCCTTGGAGACTGAATAGGCAGACGCATTCGGATTGCCGTCTTTACCGGCCATGGATGCAATGTTCACAATACGGCCATAGCCGTTGTTCTGCATGTGTGGAACAACGGCTTTGCAGGTGTGGAAGATGCCGTTGAGGTTTACCTGCATCACCTGGTTCCAGATATCCAGCGGATAATCGGCAAGGGACGTGTTTACCCCGGCAATACCGGCCGAGTTAATCAGAATATCGATCTGGCCACAGCGTTGTTTTACACGCTCTGCCGCTGTCTTGACCGCGGTGAAGTCAGCAACGTTCACACTGTCGGAATGAACGTCCCCGAATTGGCTCAGTTTCTGTCGTGCGTCTGACAGGGCGGTTTCATTGAGGTCCCAGAGTGTCACGCTGGCACCTGACTTCAGAAATCGTTCGGCGACGGCAAATCCCATGCCTCTGGCGGCGCCGGTCACAATCGCAACGCGGCCATCAAGATTGTATGTGTTCATCTTAAACTCCTGAATATCGGGCGGTCAGAGCCAACCGCCGTCAAGCGTAAATTCCTGACCAGTGCACATTTTGCTGTCGTCTGCTGAGAGGAACATCACGAGTGAAGCAACATCTTCTTCGGTGATCCTGCCGGCCATTGGTTGGTTCTGTTTGAGGATTTCATCGACGTCTTCGCTGTAATGTTCAGCCAGTTGGCGGGCCGTCAGCACCATGCCCGGCAAAACGGTATTGACGCGGACGCCGCTGGTTCCGAATTCACGGATAAAGGACCTGGTCAATCCATGGATGGCAGCCTTGGCCGTGGTATAGGCCGGCATTCCGCCGTGCTTGGCCTTCCAGGCTATCGATCCGAAATTGACAATTGCTCCCTTTTTCCTGCTGATCATGTCTGCCGCAACCGATTGGATTGCGAAAAATGTCGGGCGGAGATTGACCGCCATTGCCCGGTCCCAGTCATCGACGGTGACGTCCCGCCAGTCGTGTCTTGTATCGTTGGCTACGTTGTTCACCAGGATGTCCAACGGTGCCGAGGTGCCCTTGTAGGTGGTGATTGCAGCCTGCAATGCGTGGATGTCACAGACATCAACAGCTTGAAACCAGACGGAGGCACCGGCATCGCGCAGGCTCTGGCAGAGCTCATTGCCCGCATCTGCATTGATGTCGACGAACCCAACTTTCGCACCCTGAGCTGCGTAGGCCTTGACCAGCGCAGCACCGATCCCCGTGGCCCCCCCTGTGACAAAGGCGTTCATACCGGCGAGGCTCGGGTAGGTGGCAAAGGTCGACATCGCTTAGATCCTTGGAATGCGAGCTGTTGTTTCCGGATCAAAAAAGCAGACATGTTCGAGATCGAGAAGCAAATTGATCTCTTCATCCTCGGCAGGGCGGAAATTGGCAGGCAGAACGGCAACCAGGGACAGATCTGCCACCTGAAACACCAACATCGTGTCAGGGCCCGTCGGCTCCACCACTTCGACGCGGGCCGTAATCGGAACAAGAGCACCTTCCTGTTTGCCGTCCAGAACGAAATGTTCTGGGCGTGCGCCAATGGTCACTTTGCCACCTACATAGGGCAGCAGTTCTTCGTGACGTGTGCCAAGTGGAACAACCAGCTCCGCACCATTTGATCGATAGACAAGCCGAATATCGTTCTGGCTGCCTTCGACGTCCACATCGATGAAATTCATGGAGGGCGATCCCATGAAGCCGGCGACAAACTTGTTCGCGGGTTCCCTGTAAATAGTGTCCGGATCCGCGAACTGCTGCACGACACCGCCGCTCATGACCACGATCCTGTCAGACAGTGTCATTGCCTCGATCTGATCATGCGTGACGTAGACGATGGTCTGGCCGAGTCTCTTGTGCAGCTTCTTGATCTCTGTGCGCATCTCCACGCGAAGCTTGGCGTCGAGATTTGACAACGGTTCATCAAAGAGAAACAGCTGAGGATCGCGTACGAGAGCCCGACCCATGGCAACGCGCTGTCGTTGACCACCGGAAAGTTGCGATGGTTTGCGGCCTAGCAGCGGCTCGATTTGGAGAAGACGAGCAACGTCAGCGACGGCCTTCTTCTGTTCATCCTTGGGTACACGCCTGTTTTCCATTCCGAAGGTGATGTTTTCGCGAACGGTCATGGTCGGATAAAGCGCATAGGACTGAAACACCATGGCGATGTTCCGGTCTTTCGCCGATAGATCGGTGACGTCTCTTTCACCCAAGGTCAGTGTGCCGTAGGAGGTTTCCTCCAAACCGGCAATGATGGATAACAGCGTGGACTTGCCGCAGCCGGACGGACCCACAAGCACCACGAATTCGCCGTCCTTGATGTCGAGGTTGATGTCCCGGAGCGCCAGAAACTCGCCGTATTTTTTCCAGGTACTGTCGATTGTGAGACGCGCCATTATTTGACTGCTCCCTGCGTAAGGCCGCGAACGAAATATCGCCCGCCGAAGAAGTAGATGAGGAGAGGCGGTATTGCCGCGATCAGGACCGCAGCGGACCCGAAGCCATATTCGCTGACACCGGTGTCGTCCGCATTCAATGACATCAGCGCGGCCGTGATCGGCCTGAAATCCGAAGAGCTGAACGTGACCGCGAAGAGGAACTCGTTCCAGATGAAGGTGAATTGCCAGATGATCGTTACGATGATGATCGGCGGTGACAGGGGCACCACAATTTTCCAGAAGGTTCTGAAGAAACCGGCTCCGTCGATGCGGGCGGCCTTGATCAGATCGTCTGGAAGATTGACCAGATAATTCCGGCAAAAGAGGGTCGTGAAGCACGTTCCCTGAATGATGTGAACCAGCGCCAGACCGGCCAGCGATTTCGATAATCCGAGCCAGGAGAGGGCAATCGCCCAGGGCAGCAGAACCACCTGGGGCGGCAGAAAAACCCCGATGGTGATGGCGACGAAGACAACGCTGGCAAAAGGCATTTTCCATTTTGTGAGCGCGAAGCCGTTCACCAGACCGATTGCCGTGGAGATGAGCGTTGCGGGGACGACCATGAGCATCGACGCGATGAAATAGGGCTTCACGCCTGTACAGCTTGCGTTGATACAGGCCGAGCTCCACGCAACGTCCCAGTTTTCAAGGGTGATCCTGGTGGGCCAGCCGATGAAACTTTCCCGCAGGATATCGGCATTGAAGCGCAGCGAATTCAGAAGGATCACCGCGAGCGGCATGATGGTGAACAGGCCAACCACGATCAGGATCGAATAGACCGCGACCCGCGTTGCAAACCTGCGTGGATTGAACGGCTTCTTCCGATTGAAATCGGGAAGGGTGTCTATGTCAGGCATGGCCGCCTCCGTTCTTTTGTTTGCGCAGCACCCAGCCAAGGGCAATGACCGGAAGCAGCACGACAGTCAGGCCGATCAGAAGCCAGACGGCCGCCGCCGCGCCTTGCGCAAGCTCCCCGGCGGCAAACAGGCGGTCATAAACAAAGATCGCAGGAAAGGTGGTCGAGATACCCGGACCGCCGTGGGTCAGCGCCAGGACCAGGTCGAATGTCTTGATCGCGAATTGCAAGAGAATGATCAGGACAGAAATGATGACCGGCCAAATGGATGGCAGGATGATCCGGCGGTAGATCTTGAACATGCCCGCGCCATCGATCCGACCTGCCTTGACCACATCATGATCAACCCCGCGCAGGGCGGCCAGAACCATCACCATCACAAAACCGGACGCATGCCAGACCGCGGCGATGACCACGGCGTAGAGTGCTGTTTCGCGGCTTGTGATCAGACTGAATTCGAAGCTCGTCCAGCCAAGGTCATGGAAGAATTTTTCCAGACCGGTGGACGGGTTCAAGATCCATTGCCAGGTGGTTCCGGTCACAACAAAGGAAATTGCGATCGGATAGAGGAATATGGATCGAAGGAAGTTTTCGCCCTTGATACGCTGGTCCATAAGGACAGCAAGGACAACGCCGACCAGGAGGGACAACACAATGTAGAGCGCGCCGAAAATTGCCAGGTTGTTGACGCCGGTCGTCCAGCGCGGGTTGCGCCAAAGCCTTGTGTAGGCATCAAAACCTGCGAAGTCATAAACCGGCAGCAAGGTCGAACTGGACAGCGACAAGTAGATGTTCCAGCAGACAAACACAAATATGTAGATGCCAGTGGTGATAAGAGTCGGGAGCAGAACCAGGGTTGGCACGAGCTGCGCCATGCGAGCTGCGCGGCTGACCGAGCGGGTTCTGAATTCCGGTATATGTGCAACAGATTGCATGGCTTGCCCGAGTGGTTTTGTGCCGATGAAGGAGGAAGGAGCCTGCAACAGGCCCCTTCCTTGAGGACATGTGATCAGTATTCGTTGATCACGGCTTCCGCCATTTTCTGTGCGGCATCTTCAGAGCTCATGTCACTTGTGATGAACTCGGAAATGACCGTGAACATGGCTTTGCGGAACTTCTCAGGCACTGCCATGTTGTGTGCCATTGAGCGCACCACGGTTCCAGCTTCCGCTGCGTTTTTCAGATCAACCAGATTGAGCTGTTGGCACGGGTTGAACTCGTCACCCAACTCGACATCCATGCGAGCCGGAATGGAACCCTTGGCCACATTGAAGACCTTCTGAAAGTCCGGGGACATGATGAGCGAGGCCATCATTTTCTGTCCTTCGATGAACTCCGGGTCACTCTGCTTGAAGAAGACGACTGAATCGGAATTCAGGATGTAGCCGGGTTCGCCGCTGTTCATCGGTGCGCCGGCGCACAGATAATCCTTGCCGTATTCATAACCGGCGGCGTTCATGGTTCCGATGGCCCAGTCGCCGTGGAAATAGAAACCGGCTTCACCCTTTGCCATCATGTTGAGCGGCTCTTCCCAACCACGGCCAGGGAAAGCCGGGTCCATCCAGCCGACCATCTTGCGAAGCTGGTCGAAGGCGGCGACCATTTCCGGACTGTTAAGTGCTTCCAGGTCGAGTTCGATGAACGCCTTTCTGAAAAGGTCGGTGCTGATGCCCTGAACCACGATTTCAAACAGGGTTCCGTCAATCCAGTCCTGACCGCCGTGGGCGACGGGTACAATGCCCTTTTCAGCCATCTGTTCGGCAAGGACGTTGAACTCATCCCAAGTCTTTGGCAGCTCTTCTGCGCCGATCGCATCCATTGCGGATTTGGATGCCCACATCCAATCGATGCGGTGGATGTTCATGGGCGATGCAACCCAAGTGCCGTGCGGTTTCATGACGCTGACGAGTTCAGGCGCAACAACAGTTTCCCAGTTTTCTTCTTCGGCGAGCGCATTGAGATCAGCTGTCAGACCTGTCTTCGCCCATTCGCCGATTTCAGGACCTTTGAGCTGAACCGCAGATGGGGGATTGCCGGAAATCACGTCGGCGCGCA belongs to Roseibium porphyridii and includes:
- a CDS encoding carbohydrate ABC transporter permease, with amino-acid sequence MQAPSSFIGTKPLGQAMQSVAHIPEFRTRSVSRAARMAQLVPTLVLLPTLITTGIYIFVFVCWNIYLSLSSSTLLPVYDFAGFDAYTRLWRNPRWTTGVNNLAIFGALYIVLSLLVGVVLAVLMDQRIKGENFLRSIFLYPIAISFVVTGTTWQWILNPSTGLEKFFHDLGWTSFEFSLITSRETALYAVVIAAVWHASGFVMVMVLAALRGVDHDVVKAGRIDGAGMFKIYRRIILPSIWPVIISVLIILLQFAIKTFDLVLALTHGGPGISTTFPAIFVYDRLFAAGELAQGAAAAVWLLIGLTVVLLPVIALGWVLRKQKNGGGHA
- a CDS encoding ABC transporter substrate-binding protein gives rise to the protein MTNLHKKLMVTVAAAAVTTLAIAGSAHAEPKTNLLHQWHSGSNAEAINVLGTMFEEKGGSWKQTAIPGHTSNTIARLRADVISGNPPSAVQLKGPEIGEWAKTGLTADLNALAEEENWETVVAPELVSVMKPHGTWVASPMNIHRIDWMWASKSAMDAIGAEELPKTWDEFNVLAEQMAEKGIVPVAHGGQDWIDGTLFEIVVQGISTDLFRKAFIELDLEALNSPEMVAAFDQLRKMVGWMDPAFPGRGWEEPLNMMAKGEAGFYFHGDWAIGTMNAAGYEYGKDYLCAGAPMNSGEPGYILNSDSVVFFKQSDPEFIEGQKMMASLIMSPDFQKVFNVAKGSIPARMDVELGDEFNPCQQLNLVDLKNAAEAGTVVRSMAHNMAVPEKFRKAMFTVISEFITSDMSSEDAAQKMAEAVINEY